Proteins encoded together in one Acidobacteriota bacterium window:
- a CDS encoding MupA/Atu3671 family FMN-dependent luciferase-like monooxygenase translates to MSSDELQRRLASLPPDKRRLLELRLKREGLSPEGGRRKPEGSPEADPGGALQLPSELAQPDPSAPPAPMEMSLFFFSADGSGGARPGRYQLLLDSARFADRHGFTAVWTPERHFQDFGGLYPNPSLLASALASITERIEIRAGSVVLPLHDPVRLAEEWAVVDNLSGGRAAIACAAGWHPDDFILRPQDYEDRKEVLVRHLEDLRTLWRGDAIERRNGAGETIEVRTLPRPVREELPVWTTSSGNTRTWEQAGELDTHLLSSLGSQPFPDLEEKIRRYRAAREDALGEDGGGGAGGEGKVTLMLHTYLDESLAAAQEATREPLGDYLRSHLQQRDSFLTVEGIDETDLEALIPLAFEHYTRAASLIGTAESVTPLINYLARLGVNEIACLVDFGLEPERVMASLERLAAVVRRHHPTAAEASGARVSDARASGARTPQEGIR, encoded by the coding sequence ATGAGCTCCGACGAGCTGCAACGACGCCTGGCATCGCTGCCGCCGGACAAGCGCCGGCTGCTGGAGCTGCGTCTGAAGCGCGAAGGACTGAGCCCCGAGGGCGGCCGCCGGAAGCCGGAAGGCTCGCCGGAGGCGGATCCCGGCGGCGCCCTCCAGCTGCCGTCGGAGCTCGCCCAGCCGGATCCCTCGGCACCGCCGGCGCCCATGGAGATGAGCCTCTTCTTCTTCTCCGCCGACGGCTCCGGCGGCGCCCGTCCCGGCCGCTATCAGCTGCTCCTAGACAGTGCCCGCTTCGCCGACCGCCACGGTTTCACCGCCGTCTGGACCCCCGAGCGCCACTTCCAAGACTTCGGCGGTCTCTACCCCAATCCTTCGCTCCTCGCCAGCGCCCTGGCCAGCATCACCGAGCGCATCGAGATCCGCGCCGGCTCGGTGGTGCTGCCGCTCCACGACCCGGTGCGGCTGGCGGAGGAATGGGCGGTGGTGGACAACCTCTCCGGCGGCCGCGCCGCCATCGCCTGCGCCGCCGGCTGGCACCCCGACGACTTCATCCTGCGGCCCCAGGACTATGAGGACCGTAAGGAAGTCTTGGTGCGGCATCTGGAAGACTTGCGCACCCTGTGGCGCGGCGACGCCATCGAACGGCGCAACGGCGCCGGCGAGACCATCGAGGTGCGCACCCTGCCGCGGCCCGTGCGGGAAGAGCTGCCGGTGTGGACCACCAGCTCCGGCAACACTCGCACCTGGGAGCAGGCGGGAGAGCTGGACACCCACCTCCTCTCCTCCCTGGGTAGCCAGCCCTTCCCCGATCTGGAGGAGAAGATCCGCCGCTACCGCGCTGCCCGCGAGGACGCCCTGGGCGAGGACGGCGGCGGCGGCGCGGGCGGCGAAGGCAAAGTCACCCTCATGCTCCACACCTACCTCGACGAGTCGTTGGCGGCGGCCCAGGAAGCGACCCGCGAGCCGCTGGGGGATTATTTGCGCAGCCATCTCCAGCAGCGCGACTCCTTCCTCACCGTCGAGGGCATCGACGAGACCGATCTGGAGGCCCTCATCCCCCTGGCCTTCGAGCACTACACCCGCGCCGCCTCCCTCATCGGCACCGCCGAATCGGTGACGCCGCTGATCAACTATCTGGCCCGGCTAGGGGTCAACGAGATCGCCTGCCTGGTGGACTTCGGCCTGGAACCGGAGCGGGTGATGGCGAGCCTGGAACGCCTGGCGGCCGTGGTCCGGCGGCATCACCCCACCGCCGCCGAGGCATCCGGGGCTCGGGTCTCCGACGCACGAGCATCCGGGGCAAGGACGCCCCAGGAGGGTATCCGATGA
- a CDS encoding amino acid adenylation domain-containing protein: MKSSDLLEKRIAALPPEKRRLLELRLRKEGLDEVGGEIPRAAAADHYPLTFGQQRLWFIDQLVPGSAAYNIPFAGRLVGRLRYGPMAQSLNQLVQRHAVLRSRFTKVDGQAVQIPIPPEELPVLPLRVLDLSRLGDRAEAEMERLTAAEGRQPFDLEEPPLARLSLLRMPDPEEIPQGVDADEVSDHLLAVTMPHLVTDAWSMALFFQELPELYDARLAGRPPQLPELTVQVHDYAVWQRRRFSGPRLEKEMEFWKRQLDGAPTVLELPTDRPRPARQSFRGERYAVQLPAQLSARMEAFHRHHGVTPFMLYLAVFGALLHRYSGQRDLLVGSPVVTREQESARQLIGFFINIAVLRLDLREQRGREVTFRTFLERVRDMCLASFAHQEVPFERLVEEFWHRRTLRRNPLVQVTFVLQNVGITHPDFEELELRHFRQTGTRTARDDLTLGFWEGNEAMAGWWEYPTDLFDQSTIERMSGHLLRLMEGVLEDPERPLAELPMLSAQERHQLLTEWQGGTEPAARPNLAELFLRAADAHPEAPALYLSPPSTTLTYRALAALARRFAHRLRRAGVGPEVPVPILLPTSPQLVVAILGTVLAGGYSVPLDPRDPASRRRQLLGLLRQTAPEAPPVLVAEEGFEDAEENLWTVLMPELSDSPPASDSEEAAPFEPLITDPSQLAYLMFTSGSSGRPKAVAVPHGAVVRLLQGLRTPRAVLRLGPGEVLFQLAPPSFDASTLELWGALATGAALALPAGSQRSLEEITGGIEAYGVTTLWLTAGLFHLMVEKHPDALAKVPQLLAGGDRLAAPAVRAALARVAREPVGEGRSAPAVINGYGPTEATVFTTCRRFEPGDEVSDSVSLGWPLGGTRVVVASATAGAHLQPVGVPGELLIGGDGLARGYLGDPRATALAFRPDPFASEASAGGAGARLYHSGDGARRLPDGSLDFLGRLDRQVKVRGLRVEPGEIEAALTALPEIESAAVTTRPSPGGEGIQLVAFAVSKQTEEELRGALAERLPANLLPARIVPIAQLPLTDRGKVDRGALLDLLSEEQTAELDDQPRDAVEERLAAIWAELLGRPRVGIHDDWFALGGDSILSIQALARAAEAGIRLQPEAIFTHPTIARLATVAELEEERGPVEAPPGPVPLTTTQRWFFELPLEHPEHWNLALWVVAPRRLTVESLHTAAARLVQRHDALRLSFEGDGAELHQQLHGEAAAPAVTVRDLRQLPPSELDQELEAAADALQGGFDLAHRQESSLLRLMLAELPESSASPTGEAVPQRLLLVVHHLVADTVSCAVLAEELLALAEEPDRALTPATPFALWARGSRTARGSRMDTEPRDELSPAPLLDHPEADGREAAVQRLSRRLPVELTEDLYQRAGEAYGTRPDELLLTALARTLADRAAELEPGTHTISLCLEGHGRDGGHGDAAGQEVEAGEEWNLARTVGWLTRLTGVELKLGDGFEDDPGGDLTRVKEGLRQQLRAGGASPRGLPVAFNHLGRLDRMLAASGIRVLDAPVGTLHHPEDPRPFPLELLVYSLEDRLHLLWSYDRRLETATVEALAAALEEHLETLVSHCLDPKAGGFTPSDFPQVEISQQSLDQLMNRIAGGSADQDEPSS; this comes from the coding sequence ATGAAGAGCTCGGACCTGCTGGAAAAGCGCATCGCCGCCCTGCCGCCGGAAAAGCGCCGCCTGCTGGAGCTACGGCTGCGCAAGGAAGGCCTGGACGAGGTCGGCGGCGAGATCCCCCGGGCCGCCGCCGCGGATCACTATCCCCTGACCTTCGGCCAGCAGCGGCTGTGGTTCATCGACCAGCTGGTCCCCGGCTCCGCGGCCTACAACATCCCCTTCGCCGGCCGGCTGGTGGGCCGGCTGCGCTATGGCCCCATGGCTCAGAGCCTGAACCAGCTGGTGCAACGCCACGCCGTGTTGCGCTCCCGCTTCACCAAGGTCGACGGCCAGGCGGTGCAGATCCCCATCCCGCCGGAAGAGTTGCCGGTGTTGCCCCTGAGGGTGCTCGATCTCTCTCGCCTCGGGGATCGGGCGGAGGCGGAGATGGAACGCCTCACCGCCGCCGAGGGGCGTCAGCCCTTCGACCTCGAGGAGCCGCCCCTGGCGCGGCTCAGCCTGCTGCGCATGCCAGACCCGGAAGAGATTCCCCAGGGGGTCGATGCGGACGAGGTCAGCGATCACCTGCTGGCGGTGACCATGCCCCACCTGGTCACCGACGCCTGGTCCATGGCCCTCTTCTTCCAGGAGCTACCGGAGCTCTACGACGCCCGGCTGGCCGGCCGGCCCCCGCAGCTGCCGGAGCTGACGGTGCAGGTCCATGACTACGCCGTGTGGCAGCGGCGGCGCTTCTCCGGTCCGCGGCTGGAAAAGGAGATGGAATTCTGGAAGCGCCAGCTGGACGGCGCACCGACGGTCCTCGAGCTGCCTACGGACCGGCCCCGCCCGGCGCGCCAGAGCTTTCGCGGCGAGCGCTACGCGGTGCAGCTGCCGGCGCAGCTCAGCGCCCGCATGGAGGCCTTCCACCGGCACCACGGTGTCACCCCCTTCATGCTCTACCTGGCGGTCTTCGGCGCTCTGCTCCACCGCTACAGCGGCCAGCGGGACCTGCTGGTGGGCTCGCCGGTGGTGACCCGGGAGCAGGAGAGCGCCCGACAGCTCATCGGTTTCTTTATCAACATCGCCGTGCTGCGCCTCGACCTGCGGGAGCAGAGGGGCCGGGAAGTGACCTTCCGCACCTTCCTGGAGCGGGTGCGGGATATGTGCCTGGCCAGCTTCGCCCATCAGGAAGTGCCCTTCGAACGGCTGGTGGAAGAGTTCTGGCACCGCCGCACCCTGCGGCGCAATCCCCTGGTCCAGGTCACCTTCGTGCTGCAGAACGTCGGCATCACCCACCCGGACTTCGAGGAGCTGGAGCTGCGCCACTTCCGCCAGACCGGTACCCGCACCGCCCGGGACGACCTGACCCTGGGTTTTTGGGAGGGTAACGAGGCCATGGCGGGGTGGTGGGAATACCCCACGGACCTCTTCGATCAGAGCACCATCGAGCGCATGTCCGGCCATCTGCTGCGGCTGATGGAGGGGGTTCTGGAGGACCCCGAAAGGCCGTTGGCGGAGTTGCCCATGCTCAGCGCCCAGGAGCGTCATCAGCTGTTGACGGAGTGGCAAGGCGGGACCGAGCCCGCAGCCCGTCCCAACCTGGCGGAGCTTTTCCTGCGAGCCGCCGACGCCCATCCCGAAGCCCCGGCGCTCTACCTGAGCCCACCGAGCACCACCCTGACCTACCGCGCCCTGGCGGCCCTCGCCCGCCGCTTCGCCCACCGCCTGCGCCGGGCCGGCGTCGGGCCGGAGGTGCCTGTCCCCATCCTGCTGCCCACCTCGCCGCAGCTGGTGGTGGCCATCCTCGGCACGGTGCTCGCCGGCGGCTATTCCGTACCCCTCGACCCCCGGGATCCCGCCTCCCGCCGGCGGCAGCTCCTCGGCCTGCTCCGGCAAACGGCTCCCGAGGCGCCGCCGGTGCTGGTGGCGGAGGAGGGCTTCGAGGACGCCGAGGAAAACCTCTGGACGGTGCTGATGCCGGAGCTGTCGGACTCGCCGCCGGCGTCGGACAGCGAGGAAGCGGCGCCTTTCGAGCCGCTCATCACCGACCCGAGCCAGCTGGCCTACTTGATGTTCACCTCCGGTTCCAGCGGCCGGCCCAAGGCGGTGGCGGTGCCCCACGGCGCCGTCGTGCGGCTGTTGCAAGGGCTGCGGACCCCGCGGGCGGTGCTGCGGCTGGGCCCCGGCGAGGTGCTCTTCCAGCTCGCCCCACCGAGCTTCGACGCCTCGACCCTGGAGCTCTGGGGAGCCCTCGCCACCGGCGCCGCCCTCGCTCTGCCGGCCGGGTCTCAGCGCTCACTGGAGGAGATCACCGGCGGCATCGAGGCCTATGGCGTCACCACCCTCTGGCTCACCGCCGGCCTCTTCCATCTGATGGTGGAAAAGCACCCCGACGCCCTGGCGAAGGTCCCCCAGCTCCTCGCCGGCGGGGACCGGCTGGCAGCGCCGGCAGTGCGGGCGGCGCTGGCGAGGGTAGCCCGGGAGCCCGTCGGGGAAGGCCGCTCGGCACCGGCGGTGATCAACGGCTACGGCCCCACCGAGGCCACGGTCTTCACCACCTGCCGGCGCTTCGAGCCCGGGGACGAGGTCTCCGACAGCGTCTCCCTGGGCTGGCCCTTGGGGGGCACCCGGGTAGTGGTAGCCAGCGCCACCGCCGGGGCCCACCTGCAGCCGGTGGGGGTTCCCGGCGAGCTGCTCATCGGCGGCGACGGCCTCGCCCGGGGCTATCTCGGCGATCCCCGGGCCACCGCCCTCGCCTTCCGCCCCGATCCCTTCGCCAGCGAGGCCTCCGCCGGCGGGGCGGGAGCGCGGCTCTACCACAGCGGCGACGGCGCCCGACGCCTGCCGGACGGCTCGTTGGATTTCCTCGGACGCCTCGACCGCCAGGTCAAGGTGCGAGGCCTACGGGTCGAGCCCGGAGAGATCGAAGCCGCCCTCACCGCCCTGCCGGAGATCGAATCCGCCGCGGTGACTACCCGCCCCAGCCCCGGCGGTGAGGGCATCCAGCTCGTCGCCTTCGCGGTCTCGAAACAGACTGAAGAAGAGCTCCGCGGCGCCCTGGCGGAGCGGCTGCCGGCGAACCTGCTGCCGGCGCGCATCGTGCCGATAGCCCAGCTGCCCCTCACCGACCGCGGCAAGGTGGACCGCGGCGCGCTCCTCGATCTGCTCTCGGAGGAGCAGACTGCGGAGCTCGACGACCAGCCTCGGGATGCCGTAGAGGAACGGCTGGCGGCCATCTGGGCGGAGCTCCTGGGCCGCCCGCGGGTGGGCATCCACGACGATTGGTTTGCCCTCGGCGGCGACTCCATCCTTTCTATCCAAGCCCTTGCTCGGGCCGCCGAGGCGGGGATTCGGCTGCAGCCGGAGGCCATCTTCACCCACCCCACCATCGCCCGCCTGGCGACGGTGGCGGAGCTGGAGGAAGAGCGCGGTCCTGTGGAGGCGCCCCCCGGACCGGTCCCCCTGACCACCACCCAGCGATGGTTCTTCGAGCTGCCCCTGGAACATCCCGAGCATTGGAATCTGGCCCTGTGGGTGGTGGCGCCGCGGCGTCTGACCGTGGAGAGCCTGCACACCGCGGCGGCACGCCTGGTGCAACGCCACGATGCCCTACGCCTCTCCTTCGAGGGCGACGGTGCGGAGCTCCACCAGCAGCTCCACGGCGAGGCGGCGGCCCCGGCGGTGACGGTGCGGGACCTCCGCCAGCTGCCGCCGTCGGAGCTCGACCAGGAGCTGGAAGCGGCGGCGGACGCGCTCCAGGGAGGTTTCGATCTGGCGCATCGGCAGGAGAGCTCACTGCTGCGGTTGATGCTGGCAGAGCTGCCGGAATCTTCGGCGAGCCCCACCGGCGAAGCCGTCCCCCAACGCCTGCTGCTGGTAGTCCACCACTTGGTGGCAGACACCGTCTCCTGCGCCGTCCTGGCGGAGGAGCTGCTGGCGCTGGCGGAGGAACCAGACCGAGCTCTGACCCCGGCCACCCCCTTCGCCCTGTGGGCCCGGGGCTCCCGGACGGCTCGGGGCTCTCGGATGGACACAGAGCCCCGGGATGAGCTCTCCCCCGCTCCCCTCCTCGATCATCCCGAAGCCGATGGCCGCGAGGCGGCGGTCCAACGACTCTCCCGCCGGCTGCCGGTGGAGCTGACGGAGGATCTCTACCAGCGGGCCGGCGAAGCCTACGGCACCCGCCCGGACGAGCTCCTGCTCACCGCCCTCGCCCGCACCCTGGCGGACCGCGCCGCCGAGCTGGAGCCCGGGACGCACACCATCAGCCTGTGCCTGGAGGGCCACGGCCGCGACGGCGGCCACGGCGATGCCGCCGGCCAGGAGGTCGAGGCCGGCGAGGAGTGGAACCTCGCCCGCACCGTCGGCTGGCTGACCCGCCTCACCGGCGTCGAGTTGAAGCTCGGTGACGGCTTCGAGGACGACCCCGGCGGCGACCTCACGAGGGTGAAGGAGGGCCTACGGCAGCAGCTGCGCGCCGGCGGCGCCAGCCCCCGGGGCCTGCCCGTGGCCTTCAACCATCTGGGACGCCTCGACCGCATGCTGGCCGCCAGCGGCATCCGGGTTCTCGACGCACCGGTGGGCACTCTCCATCACCCGGAGGATCCCCGGCCCTTCCCCCTCGAGCTGCTGGTCTACTCGCTGGAAGACCGGCTGCACTTGCTGTGGAGCTACGACCGGCGGCTCGAAACCGCCACCGTCGAGGCTCTGGCCGCGGCGCTGGAAGAGCACCTGGAGACCCTGGTGAGCCATTGCCTGGACCCGAAGGCCGGCGGCTTCACCCCCTCCGACTTCCCCCAAGTGGAAATTAGCCAACAATCCCTCGACCAGTTGATGAACCGGATCGCCGGCGGGTCCGCCGACCAGGACGAGCCCTCCTCGTGA
- a CDS encoding SDR family NAD(P)-dependent oxidoreductase encodes MDWNEELDGIAVVGMAGRFPRAAGVGELWHNLTHDVEGVSTFDTEELRAEGVSGELLARPEYVPAAGVLEGIDRFDADFFGFSPREAEILDPQHRLFLENAWHALEDAGLDSSRPGSLGSDARVGVFAGSGLNAYFLLHVHPNRELLEVVGAYAAVLATDEDFLTTRTSYKLDLTGPSISVQTACSSSLVAVGLACSSLMNGECDVALAGGVTVRLPHRAGYLYQEQGILSPDGRCRPFDAAARGTVPASGVGLVTLKRLSDAVADGDTVRAVLRGWAINNDGGKKVGYTAPRADGQEAAILEALALAGFDPATVGYVEGHGTGTAVGDPIEVAALTRAFRAHTERRGYCSLGSLKGHLGHLDGAAGGAGLIKAVLAVEQGTVPGTLHFQRPNPALQLDASPFMVHSETRPWSEEVAGGPRRAGVSSFGIGGTNAHVVLEQAPAASRGAGSPDPGPQLIALSACSADALPVQSQALAVHLRALDAETGDSEEEETSAQLADIAHTLAAGRRILPRRRAWVLPPGTSLAAGAEALESEGMESAVAQEASGTQAEAAVPELAFLLPGQGSQYVGMAAGLYRRYQVFQRALDQCAEVLQPILDLDLRRVLFPEPGAEERAASVLASTAVTQPAIFSVGYAASRLWASWGVEAGVLLGHSVGEYLAASLAGVFHWRDALELVAERGRLMASLPPGAMATVQLPEEELASWLERHPAIHLAAVNGPAVCAVGGPPEALDALLEALEEEQVHHRRLHVDRAFHSPDLDPLLEDFAQRVATVPRQAPTKAFLSCVTGTWISAYDATDPEYWARQLRQPVRFSAAAAALLEGAAGKGRRLLELGPGEALTTLMRQQPAFENGQRAASGGRHPQDPRDDATVILEASAALWVDGVPVRLEALTSELRLPEPHRPEPHRPEPYRRRVPLPLYPFQRQSYWVEATTPVSAPERGKRADRESWFYAPGWQSVTEPPVAVEEPDEPSPRRWLLLTTGGAPEQEWTTSLAAGLGTVAHPAPTSPAPESSDQARELFRELAEGSGTPTDVALLTTPPTAPAADGAEAQEHLLHLVHGLAQEVHRETVRLTVVTHGALGVLGTEAAGGAGAKTSAGPDANPTSQPAALAGLLRCIPQEHSNLHCRLLDLPAPNGDGISREIQRLLLEELQRAEADTQAEILAFRGAHRWHLHLGAFPLPAPAAEAALLPAGAHVLITGGLGHFGLLLAEHLQRRCGARLSLLDPRSPSAAEKRRLESLESVAVLAADVADADQLSAALATGRERFGGYDAVFHCAGFGGDDSPEAPFPTPYQTVAETGGDFLRVHRRPKVRGLQLLDRLLAEQDPSPATAVVATSLAPILGGLGLAAYAAADAAVDAFAERRAGRLPWCSVNWEGWEAPLEGADSLAAGSLGAGSLGAAQSALTLDDDELLDSVDRVLAALAGGPGGPGGPRRLAVATGDLETRRRQWSRAGREAAGGGAGNARTTTHQAPYRAPETATEETVVAIWQELLGVEAVGLDDDFFMLGGSSLVGLQVISKLRAELDVEMPLRTFFEARTATALAREIDSEKAQKQAEAARMDELLAEIENLSPEEVEALLAEEEG; translated from the coding sequence ATGGACTGGAATGAGGAGCTGGACGGTATCGCCGTGGTGGGGATGGCGGGGCGATTTCCCCGCGCTGCCGGAGTCGGGGAGCTCTGGCACAACCTGACCCACGACGTCGAAGGCGTCAGCACCTTCGATACGGAGGAGTTACGCGCCGAGGGAGTGTCCGGCGAGCTGCTGGCCCGTCCGGAATATGTTCCGGCAGCGGGAGTGCTGGAGGGCATCGACCGCTTCGACGCCGACTTCTTCGGCTTCTCGCCGCGGGAGGCGGAAATCCTCGATCCCCAGCACCGTCTCTTCCTGGAGAATGCCTGGCACGCCCTGGAGGACGCCGGCCTCGACAGCAGCCGCCCGGGCAGCCTGGGCAGCGATGCCCGGGTCGGAGTCTTCGCTGGCTCTGGCCTGAACGCGTATTTTCTGCTCCACGTCCATCCCAATCGGGAGCTCCTGGAGGTGGTGGGCGCCTACGCTGCGGTGCTGGCCACCGACGAGGACTTCCTCACCACCCGCACCTCCTACAAGCTCGACCTCACCGGCCCCAGCATCAGCGTGCAGACCGCGTGTTCCTCGTCCCTGGTGGCGGTGGGGCTGGCCTGCTCCAGCCTGATGAACGGCGAGTGCGACGTCGCCCTCGCCGGTGGTGTCACCGTCCGCCTACCCCACCGCGCCGGCTATCTCTACCAAGAGCAGGGCATCCTCTCTCCCGACGGCCGCTGCCGGCCCTTCGACGCCGCTGCCCGCGGCACCGTCCCCGCCAGCGGCGTCGGCCTGGTCACCCTCAAACGGCTGAGCGACGCAGTGGCGGACGGCGACACGGTGCGCGCCGTGCTCCGCGGCTGGGCGATCAACAACGACGGCGGCAAGAAGGTCGGCTACACCGCACCACGGGCGGACGGCCAGGAGGCGGCGATCCTCGAGGCGCTGGCCCTCGCCGGCTTCGATCCCGCCACCGTCGGCTATGTCGAGGGCCACGGCACCGGCACCGCGGTAGGGGATCCCATCGAGGTGGCTGCCCTCACCCGCGCCTTTCGCGCCCACACGGAGCGGCGAGGCTATTGCTCCCTGGGCTCCCTCAAGGGGCATCTGGGCCACCTGGACGGCGCCGCCGGCGGCGCCGGGCTGATCAAGGCGGTGCTGGCGGTGGAACAGGGCACGGTCCCCGGCACCCTCCACTTCCAGCGCCCCAACCCGGCGCTGCAGCTGGACGCCTCCCCCTTCATGGTGCACTCCGAGACCCGCCCCTGGTCCGAGGAGGTCGCCGGGGGCCCGCGGCGGGCGGGCGTTTCGTCCTTCGGCATCGGTGGCACCAACGCCCACGTGGTCTTGGAGCAGGCACCGGCGGCCAGCCGAGGTGCCGGCTCGCCGGACCCGGGGCCCCAGCTGATCGCCCTCTCCGCCTGCAGCGCCGACGCACTGCCGGTGCAGAGCCAGGCGTTGGCGGTGCACCTGCGGGCGCTCGACGCCGAGACTGGGGATTCCGAGGAGGAGGAGACCAGCGCCCAGCTCGCGGACATCGCCCACACCCTCGCCGCCGGCCGCCGCATCCTGCCCCGGCGTCGGGCCTGGGTGCTGCCGCCGGGAACGTCCCTGGCCGCCGGAGCTGAAGCTCTGGAAAGCGAGGGCATGGAAAGTGCCGTGGCCCAAGAGGCGAGCGGAACACAAGCCGAGGCGGCCGTTCCGGAGCTGGCTTTCCTCCTCCCCGGTCAGGGCTCTCAATACGTCGGCATGGCCGCCGGCCTCTACCGCCGCTACCAGGTCTTCCAGCGTGCCCTGGACCAATGCGCCGAGGTCCTCCAGCCGATCCTCGACCTCGATCTGCGCCGGGTGCTCTTTCCCGAGCCGGGTGCCGAGGAGCGAGCCGCCAGTGTCCTGGCGAGCACCGCCGTCACCCAGCCGGCGATCTTCAGCGTCGGCTATGCCGCATCGAGGCTGTGGGCCTCTTGGGGGGTCGAGGCGGGAGTGCTCCTGGGCCATTCCGTGGGCGAGTACCTCGCCGCCAGCCTCGCCGGAGTCTTTCACTGGCGCGACGCCCTGGAGTTGGTGGCGGAACGCGGTCGTCTGATGGCCTCGCTGCCGCCGGGGGCCATGGCCACGGTGCAGCTGCCAGAGGAGGAGCTGGCTTCGTGGCTGGAACGTCACCCCGCGATCCACCTGGCGGCGGTCAACGGCCCCGCGGTGTGTGCCGTGGGCGGCCCACCGGAGGCCCTGGACGCTCTGCTGGAAGCTCTGGAGGAGGAACAGGTCCACCATCGCCGGCTGCACGTCGACCGGGCCTTCCACTCCCCCGACCTCGACCCCCTCCTCGAGGACTTCGCGCAGCGGGTGGCGACGGTCCCCCGGCAGGCTCCGACCAAGGCTTTCCTCTCCTGCGTCACCGGCACTTGGATCTCCGCCTACGACGCCACCGACCCGGAGTATTGGGCCCGCCAGCTGCGTCAGCCGGTGCGATTCTCCGCCGCTGCGGCGGCGCTCTTGGAAGGGGCCGCCGGCAAGGGGAGGCGGCTCCTGGAGCTCGGCCCCGGCGAGGCCCTCACCACTCTGATGCGCCAGCAGCCGGCCTTCGAGAACGGCCAGCGTGCGGCCTCCGGCGGGCGCCATCCGCAGGATCCCCGGGACGACGCCACCGTGATCCTGGAGGCCTCCGCCGCCCTGTGGGTGGACGGGGTGCCGGTGCGCCTGGAGGCCCTGACCTCGGAGCTGCGGCTCCCGGAGCCCCATCGCCCGGAGCCGCATCGCCCGGAGCCCTACCGTCGCCGAGTCCCTCTGCCCCTCTATCCCTTCCAACGCCAGAGCTATTGGGTCGAGGCCACCACCCCGGTGAGCGCGCCCGAGCGGGGCAAGCGGGCGGACCGGGAAAGTTGGTTCTACGCCCCCGGCTGGCAGAGCGTCACCGAGCCGCCGGTGGCTGTCGAGGAGCCGGACGAGCCATCTCCCCGCCGATGGCTGCTGCTCACGACCGGCGGAGCGCCGGAACAGGAGTGGACGACCTCGTTGGCCGCCGGCCTCGGAACCGTAGCGCATCCAGCACCGACCAGCCCGGCACCGGAAAGCTCAGACCAAGCCCGGGAGCTGTTCCGAGAGCTCGCCGAAGGCTCCGGAACCCCTACCGACGTGGCTCTCCTGACCACGCCGCCGACTGCACCGGCGGCGGACGGCGCCGAAGCTCAGGAGCACCTGCTGCACCTGGTCCACGGCCTGGCGCAGGAGGTCCATCGGGAGACCGTTCGCCTGACGGTGGTAACCCACGGAGCTCTGGGGGTTCTGGGCACCGAAGCGGCGGGGGGAGCAGGTGCGAAGACCAGCGCAGGACCGGATGCCAATCCAACCTCCCAGCCCGCCGCTCTCGCGGGTCTGCTGCGCTGCATCCCCCAGGAACACTCCAACCTCCACTGCCGGCTCCTGGACCTGCCCGCCCCTAACGGCGACGGAATCTCCCGGGAGATCCAGCGACTGCTGCTGGAGGAGCTCCAGCGCGCCGAAGCCGACACCCAGGCGGAGATTCTGGCGTTCCGTGGAGCCCATCGCTGGCACCTGCACCTCGGCGCCTTCCCACTGCCGGCGCCGGCGGCGGAGGCGGCTCTGCTGCCCGCCGGCGCCCACGTCCTCATCACCGGCGGCCTGGGGCACTTCGGGCTCCTGCTAGCGGAGCATCTGCAGCGCCGCTGCGGCGCCCGCCTGAGCCTCCTCGACCCCCGAAGCCCCAGCGCTGCCGAGAAGCGCCGGTTGGAGAGCCTGGAATCCGTCGCAGTGCTCGCGGCGGACGTCGCCGACGCGGACCAGCTCTCCGCAGCCCTGGCGACGGGACGGGAGCGCTTCGGTGGCTACGACGCCGTCTTCCACTGCGCCGGCTTTGGCGGCGACGACAGCCCCGAAGCCCCCTTCCCCACCCCCTATCAAACCGTCGCCGAGACCGGCGGCGACTTCCTGCGGGTGCACCGGCGGCCCAAGGTGCGGGGACTGCAGCTCCTCGACCGGCTGCTGGCGGAGCAGGATCCAAGCCCGGCGACGGCGGTGGTGGCCACCTCCTTGGCCCCGATCCTGGGCGGCTTGGGGCTGGCGGCCTACGCAGCGGCGGACGCCGCCGTAGACGCCTTCGCCGAGCGCCGCGCCGGCCGCCTGCCCTGGTGCAGCGTCAATTGGGAAGGCTGGGAAGCCCCCCTGGAGGGTGCGGACTCGCTGGCCGCCGGATCTCTCGGAGCGGGCTCTCTGGGGGCGGCCCAAAGTGCCCTCACCCTCGACGACGACGAATTGTTGGACAGCGTCGACCGCGTTCTGGCTGCCCTCGCCGGCGGCCCCGGCGGCCCCGGCGGCCCGCGGCGGTTGGCGGTGGCCACCGGCGACTTGGAGACCCGGCGCCGGCAGTGGAGCCGCGCCGGCCGGGAGGCGGCGGGAGGCGGCGCGGGCAACGCCCGTACCACCACCCACCAGGCCCCCTATCGAGCCCCGGAAACCGCCACCGAGGAAACGGTGGTGGCCATCTGGCAGGAGCTCCTGGGGGTCGAAGCGGTGGGGCTGGACGACGATTTCTTCATGCTCGGCGGCTCCTCGCTGGTGGGATTGCAGGTGATCTCCAAGCTGCGTGCCGAGCTCGACGTGGAAATGCCCCTGCGCACCTTTTTCGAAGCCCGCACCGCCACCGCCTTGGCCCGAGAAATCGACTCCGAGAAGGCCCAAAAACAGGCCGAGGCGGCGCGCATGGACGAGCTCCTGGCGGAGATCGAGAACCTGTCACCGGAAGAAGTGGAAGCTCTGCTGGCGGAGGAGGAAGGATGA